Proteins encoded in a region of the Maridesulfovibrio bastinii DSM 16055 genome:
- a CDS encoding glycine C-acetyltransferase, whose product MSKVFLEGLSKQIEELKQTGLYKDERIITSQQQAEITVNDGSEVLNFCANNYLGLANNPDLIATASDAVKKYGFGMSSVRFICGTQNIHKELETKISKFLGTEDTILYSSCFDANGGLFETILGPEDAVISDQLNHASIIDGVRLCKAKRFRYKNNDMADLEEQLKAASDCRYKLIATDGVFSMDGIIADLKSICDLADKYDALVMVDDSHAVGFVGENGRGTPEYCDVMGRVDLITGTLGKALGGASGGYTSGRKEIIEWLRQRSRPYLFSNTLAPVIAATSIAVLDMIDNTPELRENLVRNSNHFRARMEEAGFKLVPGCHPIIPVMLGDAVLAQKMAEGMMREGIYVVGFSFPVVPKGQARIRTQMSAGHTIEQVDRAVDAFIKIGRELDIIK is encoded by the coding sequence ATGAGTAAAGTTTTTCTTGAGGGACTTTCAAAACAGATTGAAGAACTAAAACAGACCGGACTTTACAAAGATGAAAGAATCATCACTTCTCAGCAGCAGGCTGAGATCACCGTCAATGACGGAAGTGAAGTCCTGAATTTCTGTGCAAACAACTATCTTGGTCTGGCAAACAACCCCGACCTGATAGCAACTGCCTCTGATGCCGTTAAAAAATACGGATTCGGAATGTCTTCCGTAAGATTTATATGCGGAACACAGAATATTCATAAAGAACTGGAAACCAAAATCAGCAAATTTCTTGGAACAGAGGATACCATCCTCTACAGTTCCTGCTTTGACGCAAACGGCGGTCTGTTTGAAACAATACTCGGACCTGAAGACGCAGTAATCAGCGATCAGCTCAATCATGCTTCAATCATTGACGGAGTGAGACTCTGCAAGGCTAAACGTTTCCGTTACAAAAATAATGACATGGCCGATCTTGAAGAACAGCTCAAAGCCGCATCAGACTGCCGCTACAAACTTATTGCGACAGACGGCGTTTTTTCAATGGATGGAATCATCGCCGATCTTAAATCAATCTGCGACCTTGCAGACAAATATGACGCTCTGGTCATGGTTGATGATTCACACGCAGTAGGCTTTGTTGGCGAAAACGGTCGCGGGACTCCTGAATACTGCGATGTAATGGGCCGGGTTGACCTGATTACAGGTACCCTTGGTAAAGCTCTTGGTGGAGCTTCAGGCGGTTATACCTCCGGCCGTAAAGAAATCATTGAGTGGCTTCGCCAGCGTTCACGCCCTTACCTCTTTTCCAATACCCTCGCACCGGTCATCGCAGCTACATCAATTGCTGTGCTTGATATGATCGACAACACCCCGGAACTGCGAGAAAACCTCGTCCGCAACAGCAACCACTTCCGCGCCCGTATGGAAGAAGCAGGCTTCAAACTTGTTCCCGGCTGCCACCCGATCATTCCGGTAATGCTTGGAGACGCCGTGCTGGCTCAGAAAATGGCTGAAGGCATGATGCGTGAAGGCATTTATGTTGTCGGTTTCAGTTTCCCTGTTGTGCCCAAGGGTCAGGCCAGAATCAGAACCCAGATGTCTGCCGGACACACAATTGAACAGGTTGACCGTGCTGTTGACGCTTTCATCAAAATCGGTCGTGAACTCGATATAATAAAATAA
- a CDS encoding AraC family transcriptional regulator codes for MSEEKKQTEQNGVFPLLQQELLGVSRETEILSPCSRKIFPINGKEKVLFSRDPDLPGMEFRFSRYDGFKFARHTHDTYTVGVVLEGASYCTDKVADSSLVASGDVFHINPEQVHSGVPLRDVGVSYLLFYADPQWVRNTVYQISEIDHGFPEFKSFCSNSLAVSEKFKAFYRCLSLSGTSLAKQSLAVSAFAELFSGNGRIVPVRTGNNEHRAVAVAKEYLESNVGRKVSLDELAAVTGLSSYYFLRVFKKSTGMTPHAFFIIRRIEKARKMILSGLPFSEIALECGFGDQSHFTHKFKQFMGVTPGQYAGTV; via the coding sequence ATGTCTGAAGAAAAAAAGCAAACCGAACAAAACGGAGTTTTTCCGCTTTTGCAGCAGGAGCTACTGGGAGTTTCCAGAGAGACTGAGATTCTTTCCCCATGCTCCAGAAAAATATTTCCTATCAATGGTAAAGAGAAGGTCCTGTTCAGTCGTGACCCGGATCTTCCGGGAATGGAATTTCGCTTTTCGCGGTACGATGGTTTCAAATTTGCCAGACATACTCACGACACCTACACTGTTGGAGTTGTTCTTGAAGGTGCCAGCTATTGCACCGATAAAGTCGCGGACAGTTCGCTTGTTGCCTCCGGGGATGTTTTCCATATCAATCCGGAGCAGGTCCATTCAGGAGTTCCTCTGCGGGATGTGGGAGTAAGCTATCTGCTCTTTTATGCTGATCCGCAATGGGTCAGAAATACTGTATATCAGATATCTGAAATTGATCACGGCTTTCCAGAGTTTAAAAGTTTCTGCTCCAATTCTCTTGCGGTTTCCGAAAAATTTAAAGCTTTTTACCGATGCCTGAGTCTTTCCGGGACATCGCTTGCTAAGCAGTCTCTTGCAGTTTCAGCCTTTGCAGAGCTGTTTTCAGGTAATGGCCGGATTGTTCCGGTCAGAACAGGTAATAATGAGCATCGCGCCGTAGCTGTTGCCAAAGAATACCTTGAAAGCAATGTCGGGCGAAAGGTTTCACTTGATGAACTTGCTGCTGTGACAGGATTGTCCAGTTATTATTTCTTAAGAGTCTTTAAAAAAAGTACCGGAATGACGCCGCATGCATTTTTTATCATCCGCAGAATAGAAAAAGCCAGAAAGATGATTTTAAGCGGACTGCCTTTTTCTGAAATTGCCCTTGAATGCGGATTCGGAGATCAGAGTCATTTTACTCATAAGTTCAAACAGTTTATGGGGGTAACTCCCGGACAGTACGCTGGAACTGTTTAA
- a CDS encoding Lrp/AsnC family transcriptional regulator: MALDEVDYKIIEELQKNGRESYKNIARKLGVSDGTVRLRTERMIRNNYLRISASVNPLYFENSLIALVGVNLEERANNDIMEKISQLSGVQSVVNVSGRYDLLVEVFVPSRNAFRSFIVDDLSHVGGIKSTETFMFLDALNKWAAHHNGDSEEI, from the coding sequence TTGGCACTTGATGAAGTGGATTACAAAATTATTGAGGAATTACAGAAGAACGGCAGGGAATCTTATAAGAATATTGCCCGTAAGCTAGGCGTTTCTGATGGAACTGTCCGGTTGCGCACCGAGCGTATGATAAGGAATAACTACCTGCGTATTTCAGCTTCGGTTAATCCTCTATATTTTGAAAACTCTCTCATTGCTCTAGTCGGTGTAAATCTGGAAGAACGCGCCAACAATGATATTATGGAAAAGATATCACAGTTGAGCGGCGTTCAGTCTGTTGTGAACGTTTCCGGTCGGTATGATCTTCTGGTCGAAGTTTTTGTTCCTTCCCGTAATGCTTTCCGTTCATTTATAGTTGACGATCTTTCACATGTGGGTGGAATCAAATCCACTGAAACATTCATGTTTCTTGATGCATTGAACAAATGGGCTGCCCACCATAACGGGGACTCTGAAGAAATCTGA
- the tdh gene encoding L-threonine 3-dehydrogenase, with protein MSTMKALVKKFPEKGIWMEEVPIPECGHNDVLIKVNKTAICGTDIHIYNWDKWSQDTIPVPMVVGHEFAGTIEKLGSEVHGLAIGDRVSAEGHVTCGHCRNCRAGKRHLCRNTMGIGVNRPGCFAEYVSVPASNVFKLSDSIPDEVGAILDPLGNATHTALSFDLVGEDVLITGAGPIGIMAVAIAKHVGARHIVITDLNEYRLDLADKMGATRTVNVGKEKLSEVLGELGMEEGFDVGLEMSGNQHAFRDMLKLMNNGGNVAMLGIMPDETPINWTDVVFKGLKLKGIYGREMFETWYKMSSMLQSNLDVTPIITHRFDIDDFQKGFDVMSSGQSGKVVLDWTK; from the coding sequence ATGAGCACAATGAAAGCACTTGTTAAAAAGTTTCCTGAAAAAGGAATCTGGATGGAAGAAGTTCCAATTCCTGAATGCGGACACAATGATGTCCTCATAAAAGTAAACAAAACTGCAATCTGCGGTACTGATATACACATATACAACTGGGATAAATGGTCTCAGGACACAATCCCGGTTCCTATGGTTGTGGGACATGAATTTGCCGGTACAATTGAAAAACTCGGCAGTGAAGTCCACGGTCTTGCCATAGGGGACAGAGTTTCAGCCGAAGGGCATGTCACCTGCGGTCACTGCCGCAACTGCCGTGCCGGTAAACGCCACCTCTGCCGCAACACTATGGGCATAGGTGTTAACCGTCCGGGATGTTTTGCTGAATATGTCAGTGTGCCCGCTTCAAACGTATTCAAACTTTCCGATTCCATCCCCGATGAAGTCGGAGCAATTCTTGATCCTTTAGGGAATGCAACGCATACAGCATTATCCTTTGACCTCGTTGGTGAAGATGTTCTTATAACCGGAGCAGGACCGATAGGCATCATGGCAGTGGCAATTGCCAAACATGTTGGTGCACGCCACATCGTCATAACAGATTTGAATGAATACCGCCTTGACCTTGCTGATAAAATGGGAGCTACCCGCACCGTAAACGTGGGCAAGGAAAAACTTTCTGAAGTTCTTGGTGAACTTGGTATGGAAGAAGGTTTCGATGTTGGTCTTGAAATGTCCGGAAACCAGCATGCATTCAGGGATATGCTGAAACTCATGAATAATGGCGGAAACGTAGCCATGCTTGGCATTATGCCTGATGAAACTCCCATCAACTGGACTGACGTCGTCTTCAAGGGACTCAAACTCAAGGGCATATACGGTCGTGAAATGTTTGAAACATGGTACAAAATGTCTTCCATGCTTCAATCAAACCTTGATGTAACTCCTATTATTACCCACCGCTTTGATATAGACGACTTCCAGAAAGGATTCGATGTCATGTCTTCAGGACAGTCTGGAAAAGTCGTACTGGACTGGACCAAATAG
- a CDS encoding DMT family transporter: MKADSSILPVIAVLGAVFLWGGSFAAAKTALSSLDPWTVVWFRMVLGVLVGLPFLKKFFRFHYCRKDLKYLVLMVLFQPCLYFLFEAYALTYTTSAQAGVIAASVPLLVSVGAWLLFSEKITFKTVFGLLISVAGVCVLTMSGSSSANAANPLLGNLLEICAMICTAGYMLLMKKMSSSYSPFALTFIQTLGGAVFFIPGAFRMNWSMHLSSSLIFSLLFLGCFVTLGAFGLYNYAISRIKASEASAYINLVPVVAVCLGWIFLGEALNPVQSVASVAVLFGVWISQGSGMRKKKLAVEVG; encoded by the coding sequence ATGAAAGCAGACAGCAGCATCCTACCCGTTATAGCCGTATTAGGTGCGGTTTTCCTTTGGGGAGGGTCATTCGCGGCAGCAAAGACCGCTCTTTCCTCTCTTGATCCGTGGACCGTAGTCTGGTTCAGGATGGTCCTCGGAGTTCTCGTAGGCCTTCCATTTCTTAAAAAGTTTTTCAGATTTCACTATTGCAGGAAGGATTTGAAATATCTTGTCTTGATGGTTCTTTTTCAACCGTGCCTGTATTTTTTATTTGAGGCTTACGCTCTGACATATACTACTTCAGCACAGGCCGGAGTTATCGCCGCGTCCGTGCCATTGCTTGTAAGTGTCGGGGCATGGCTGCTTTTTTCAGAAAAAATTACTTTTAAAACTGTTTTCGGTCTGCTCATATCCGTTGCCGGAGTATGTGTGCTGACCATGTCTGGCAGCAGCTCAGCCAATGCAGCCAATCCTCTTCTTGGTAATCTGCTGGAAATCTGCGCAATGATCTGCACTGCGGGCTATATGCTTTTAATGAAAAAGATGAGTTCCAGCTACAGTCCTTTTGCTCTGACTTTTATTCAGACTCTTGGCGGGGCTGTTTTTTTTATTCCCGGAGCATTTAGAATGAACTGGAGCATGCACCTCTCATCTTCGCTCATTTTTTCTCTGCTGTTTCTCGGCTGCTTTGTTACTCTCGGAGCCTTCGGTCTTTATAACTATGCCATCAGCAGAATAAAGGCTTCCGAGGCCTCGGCATATATTAATCTTGTCCCTGTGGTCGCAGTCTGCCTTGGATGGATTTTTCTTGGAGAAGCCTTGAACCCTGTGCAAAGTGTTGCTTCGGTGGCTGTTTTATTCGGAGTCTGGATAAGTCAGGGCAGTGGGATGCGGAAAAAGAAGCTTGCTGTTGAGGTCGGATAA
- a CDS encoding methyl-accepting chemotaxis protein translates to MRLTIRSKLITMIVVTVLLSIAGISTAVYYEINQMARNSFEESSLNELKQVDNFISGFMNAAQESAADLALNPMIPDAMGQLLNFTKRTDLKEMRVDLMTPVSKSLFNFLSSMCKSHKAYDYAYIGLEDSGFVMSPEGSLPSGFNPVQRPWYKEAVSSPKDTSISKAYQSVTGVPVSTIMAKIKNNGRVIGVAGIDINLSTLTSVVSNIKIGKSGYMMVMEGDGTILSSPGDKEVIFKKAAEVEDPGINTLGSMDDGIATVTINGVERLVRVYTSPELKWKLAFIINSSEVFSSLRNTLLQIFYIGIALLVVLGLVGLFFANSIARPIQSLVKAAGAVAKGDFEAIPNERKFSGELLDLQRSLKTMVGELVQFIRTSEEKSKEAEEQSKKAGKALEEAEQTRIAAENARKDGILQAAGQLELIVSNVTDSSQQLSAQISQSMSGSEMQRERTAEAATAMEQMNASVLEVAQNSGRAAESADKARSKAVEGGNIVDNVISSINEVNEATVNMSSGLENLGEQAEGIGKVMNVITDIADQTNLLALNAAIEAARAGEAGRGFAVVADEVRKLAEKTMEATKEVGQAVSAIQQGTRSSISDMSDASGIVTRSTEFAAQAGEALASIVEIVEDTADQVRAIATASEEQSAASEEISRNTEDVNRIASETAQAMNASSEAVAELAELTGHLQEVINHLKED, encoded by the coding sequence GTGAGGCTGACAATTAGAAGTAAACTGATAACAATGATTGTGGTAACGGTTCTGCTTTCAATCGCAGGTATTTCCACAGCAGTTTATTATGAAATCAATCAGATGGCCCGCAATTCATTTGAAGAGTCTTCTCTGAATGAATTGAAACAGGTTGATAATTTTATAAGCGGTTTTATGAATGCCGCCCAGGAATCAGCTGCTGATCTTGCCCTTAACCCGATGATTCCTGACGCCATGGGGCAGCTTCTTAATTTTACAAAGCGGACTGACCTTAAAGAAATGAGAGTTGATCTTATGACTCCTGTTTCTAAAAGTCTGTTCAATTTTTTGAGTAGTATGTGCAAGAGTCACAAGGCCTATGATTACGCCTACATTGGTCTTGAAGACAGCGGATTTGTTATGAGTCCTGAAGGTTCTCTGCCGTCAGGGTTCAATCCTGTCCAGCGTCCATGGTATAAAGAGGCCGTTTCTTCACCTAAAGATACGTCCATCAGCAAAGCCTATCAGTCTGTCACCGGAGTTCCAGTAAGTACCATAATGGCCAAAATAAAAAATAACGGGCGCGTTATCGGTGTTGCCGGAATTGACATCAACCTTTCCACACTGACTTCTGTTGTCAGCAATATTAAAATTGGAAAAAGCGGCTACATGATGGTTATGGAGGGGGATGGAACAATTCTTTCATCACCCGGAGATAAGGAAGTTATTTTTAAAAAAGCCGCAGAAGTTGAAGATCCCGGTATAAATACTCTTGGTTCAATGGATGACGGAATTGCAACCGTAACTATCAATGGTGTCGAACGTCTGGTCCGTGTTTATACTTCTCCTGAGCTTAAATGGAAGCTTGCTTTTATTATTAACAGCTCTGAAGTTTTCAGTTCGCTTAGAAACACTCTTTTGCAGATTTTTTATATCGGTATAGCACTGCTTGTTGTTCTTGGTCTTGTCGGCCTGTTCTTTGCCAACAGTATCGCCCGTCCTATTCAGAGTCTTGTAAAAGCGGCCGGGGCAGTTGCCAAAGGTGATTTTGAAGCCATACCGAATGAAAGAAAGTTCAGTGGTGAGCTTCTGGATCTGCAAAGATCTCTGAAAACCATGGTCGGTGAACTTGTACAGTTTATCCGGACTTCCGAAGAGAAAAGCAAGGAAGCCGAAGAGCAGAGCAAAAAGGCCGGGAAAGCCCTTGAAGAAGCTGAACAGACGCGTATCGCTGCTGAAAACGCCCGTAAAGATGGTATACTTCAGGCTGCCGGTCAGCTGGAACTGATTGTCTCCAATGTCACGGACTCTTCACAGCAATTGTCGGCCCAGATTTCACAGTCTATGTCAGGATCCGAGATGCAGCGGGAAAGAACTGCCGAGGCTGCCACGGCAATGGAACAGATGAATGCCTCAGTTCTTGAAGTTGCACAGAATTCAGGCAGAGCTGCGGAAAGTGCTGATAAAGCCAGAAGTAAAGCTGTGGAAGGAGGTAATATTGTTGATAATGTTATCTCAAGCATCAATGAAGTTAATGAAGCTACAGTGAACATGAGCTCAGGGCTTGAAAACCTTGGTGAGCAGGCCGAAGGCATTGGCAAGGTTATGAATGTTATTACCGATATTGCTGATCAGACCAACCTTCTGGCTCTTAATGCTGCAATTGAAGCCGCCCGCGCCGGAGAGGCTGGAAGAGGTTTTGCTGTTGTCGCAGATGAAGTTCGCAAGCTTGCTGAAAAGACCATGGAAGCGACTAAAGAAGTCGGTCAGGCTGTTTCGGCTATCCAGCAGGGAACAAGGAGCAGTATTTCAGATATGAGTGACGCTTCCGGCATTGTTACCCGCAGTACTGAGTTTGCAGCACAGGCAGGAGAGGCTTTGGCTTCCATTGTTGAAATTGTTGAAGATACCGCCGATCAGGTTCGTGCCATTGCCACTGCTTCAGAAGAGCAGTCTGCTGCTTCAGAAGAAATAAGCCGTAATACCGAGGATGTTAACCGTATTGCCTCAGAAACTGCTCAGGCTATGAATGCTTCTTCAGAAGCTGTTGCCGAGCTTGCTGAACTTACGGGACATCTACAGGAAGTTATCAATCATCTAAAAGAAGATTAA
- a CDS encoding ATP-binding protein, whose protein sequence is MFEFLKFKRDQVLSYRLLLYIILFSTIFTIFGTSLQVWIDYKNDVGGIRDGMRQIGGSYFDTITASLWDINLEHVRIQLEGILKLPGMRYIEVRETSFGSSDVAVKVGKKPESGDTIKRVFDLNYNVDGRSVRLGKMLVVASLDEVYSRIKKRVLVILMTQGVKIFILSLFIIAILHYMITRHLQELAEYAREIDLNHLDREFVLRRSRKYKKPDEFDMVVKAFNDMRRNLIRDIVQRKKIEEALRESNKIVENSPVVLFKADYHEGWPVKLLSENISQFGYLVADFISGKIKFLDIVYEEDRKKVKNEVDFYCRCGIDHFRQELRIVTADGNVSWIENSVVLNRDDSGVTGFMGIMMDVTERKKAGSELSNLRNLLQSIIDSMPSVLVGVNGEGRIIQWNKSAREQTGLSWNEVKFRPLQEFLPDLYTELGDLVLSGSNGDITEKFKIPVSQDGVIHYKDVIVYPLLDDNSGGGSVILIDDVTVKSKLEEMMVQTEKMMSVGGLAAGMAHEINNPLGAILSGVQGTERRLSPSLKKNREVAEELGVDLKKFHEYLEVRGILGYLRGIRDAGQRAAKIVRNMLEFSRKSESVRARHEVSAIMEKSLDLAANDYDLKKKHDFKTIDIVRDYEQNLPGIYITETEVEQVLLNIMKNAAQALSEKEFPNDETPCIWLRTRREGDFVRIEIEDNGPGMDEKTRKRVFEPFYTTKPVGVGTGLGLSVSYFIITRNHDGQFRVESEKGRGTRFIIRLPVSPSA, encoded by the coding sequence ATGTTCGAGTTTTTAAAATTTAAACGTGATCAGGTTCTTTCATACCGTCTTCTCCTCTATATTATTTTATTCAGCACAATATTCACTATTTTCGGTACAAGTCTTCAGGTCTGGATAGATTACAAAAATGATGTTGGCGGAATCAGGGATGGCATGCGCCAGATTGGCGGAAGCTACTTTGATACTATTACTGCCAGTTTATGGGATATTAATCTTGAGCATGTTAGAATCCAGCTTGAGGGAATTCTTAAGTTGCCGGGTATGCGCTATATTGAAGTTCGTGAAACTTCATTCGGATCATCTGATGTTGCTGTAAAAGTGGGCAAAAAACCTGAAAGTGGCGATACCATAAAACGTGTTTTCGATCTGAATTACAATGTCGACGGGCGTTCTGTCAGGCTGGGTAAAATGCTTGTTGTTGCCTCCCTTGATGAAGTCTATTCACGCATCAAAAAGCGGGTGCTGGTTATATTGATGACTCAAGGGGTTAAAATATTTATTCTTTCCCTGTTTATTATTGCCATCCTACATTATATGATCACCAGACATCTACAGGAACTGGCCGAATATGCTCGTGAAATAGACCTCAATCATCTGGACCGGGAATTTGTTCTCAGGCGTAGCAGAAAATATAAAAAGCCTGATGAATTCGACATGGTTGTAAAAGCCTTTAATGATATGCGGCGCAACCTTATAAGAGATATTGTCCAGCGCAAAAAGATTGAAGAAGCTCTCAGGGAGTCTAATAAAATTGTTGAAAACAGCCCTGTGGTTCTGTTTAAAGCTGATTATCATGAAGGCTGGCCGGTAAAACTGCTTTCTGAGAATATCAGCCAGTTTGGATACCTTGTTGCCGATTTTATTTCCGGAAAAATAAAATTTCTGGATATTGTTTACGAGGAAGATCGCAAAAAAGTTAAAAATGAAGTCGACTTTTACTGCCGGTGCGGCATTGATCATTTCAGGCAGGAGCTTAGGATTGTTACCGCTGATGGTAATGTTTCATGGATAGAGAATAGTGTTGTCTTAAATAGAGATGATTCCGGCGTTACCGGCTTTATGGGGATCATGATGGATGTCACGGAGAGGAAAAAAGCCGGTAGTGAACTCTCCAACTTAAGAAATCTGCTGCAGAGTATTATCGATTCCATGCCGTCAGTGCTTGTCGGGGTAAATGGTGAAGGACGAATTATTCAGTGGAACAAATCAGCAAGGGAGCAGACCGGATTAAGCTGGAATGAAGTTAAGTTTCGTCCTTTGCAGGAGTTTCTGCCTGACCTGTATACGGAACTGGGTGATCTGGTTTTAAGTGGCAGTAATGGCGATATCACTGAAAAATTTAAAATTCCTGTCTCTCAGGACGGAGTGATCCATTATAAAGATGTAATCGTCTATCCTCTTCTTGATGATAATTCTGGAGGTGGATCAGTCATCCTTATCGATGATGTCACTGTTAAATCAAAGCTGGAAGAAATGATGGTGCAGACCGAAAAAATGATGTCTGTAGGCGGTCTTGCAGCGGGTATGGCCCATGAAATAAACAATCCTCTCGGGGCAATTTTGTCCGGAGTTCAGGGGACAGAACGAAGACTTTCACCTTCTCTTAAAAAGAATAGGGAAGTGGCTGAAGAACTTGGTGTGGATCTTAAAAAATTTCATGAATATTTAGAAGTTCGCGGAATTTTGGGATATCTGCGGGGAATAAGAGATGCCGGACAGCGGGCAGCTAAAATTGTCAGGAATATGCTTGAATTCAGCCGAAAGAGTGAGTCTGTAAGAGCACGGCATGAAGTTTCCGCAATTATGGAGAAGTCCCTTGATCTTGCTGCAAATGATTATGATTTGAAGAAGAAGCATGATTTCAAAACAATTGATATTGTCAGAGATTATGAACAGAACCTGCCGGGAATTTATATAACCGAAACAGAGGTTGAGCAGGTTTTGCTGAATATCATGAAGAATGCGGCTCAAGCTTTAAGTGAAAAAGAATTTCCAAATGATGAAACTCCGTGCATCTGGCTGCGCACAAGGCGCGAAGGTGATTTTGTCCGCATAGAAATAGAGGACAATGGCCCCGGCATGGATGAAAAAACAAGAAAAAGAGTTTTTGAGCCTTTCTATACAACCAAGCCCGTGGGTGTCGGCACTGGACTTGGTCTTTCCGTTTCCTACTTTATAATTACAAGAAATCATGACGGCCAGTTCCGTGTTGAATCAGAAAAAGGAAGAGGCACCAGATTTATTATACGCCTGCCTGTAAGCCCCTCGGCTTAA